TGGCTGGGATAACCGCTAATCCCAAATTCTTGCAATGGAGTTTAATCTTGTTTGGTTTTGCTTCTGGTGTTACCACAACCGGAGCGTTAAGTTTGATGCTGGATCTGACGGCTGCGGAAACCGCCGGGACATTTATTGGTGCTTGGGGATTGGCGCAGGCGCTAGCACGAGCTCTGGCAACGGTATCTGGTGGTGCAGTCTTGAGCGTAGGTAAAACCATACTAGAAACACCAATATTAGCCTATGGGTTAGTGTTTGCAACACAAGCTGTGGGTATGGTGATAGCGTTGGGATTATTAGCACGCGTCAACATCACAGAATTTCAGCAGAATGCCAAAGCTGCGATCGCGTCTATTTTGGAAAGTGAATTAGATTGATATTATTTAAGGGGCTAGAGGCTAGAGGCTAGGGTCTAGAAATATTGGATGTGAAATAAATCTAAAATTCCTCTAATGCCTAATCCCTAGTCCCTAGTCCCCAGTCCCTAGTCCCTAGCCCCTACTCCTTACATGACAGAATTTTGGACTACAATTTTGGAATTTGCCCAATCCACTACTGCAAGAGTGGGTAAGCAGTTAATGCAAGATTTTGGGCAAGTGCAGGCTTTACAGAAAGCTGATGGTACTTTGGTAACACGTGCCGATCAATGGGCGGATCAAGAATTGCGGGATGCGATCGCTTCTACTTTTCCCGGTTACGGTATTTTGAGTGAGGAGGGTGACAAGGTTTTTCCTGGTACAGAATGGTGCTGGGTAATTGATCCTTTGGATGGCACTACCAACTTTACACGCGGCATTCCCATTTGGGCAATTTCTTTGGGATTGCTGTATCAAGGAGTGCCAGTTTTTGGTTACGTTTACTTACCACCAACGGACGAAGCTTTTTATGGCTTCTGGGAAGGTTCATCGGGTTTAGCAGTACCCACAGGTGCTTTTCGCAATCACCATCCCATCCACACTAGTAGTGATGCTCCCAGCAATAACCACTTTTTTAACCTCTGTTCTCGCAGCCTCTCGGTGATCCAAAAAGGTTTTCCCTGCAAAATTAGAATGTTAGGTGTTGCTAGTTATAACTTTCTGACAGTGGCAACAGGAGCAGTCTTAGGCAGTGTAGAAGCGACACCAAAAGTTTGGGATATGGCGGGTGCTTGGGTAATAGTTCAGGCTGCTGGCGGAACCTGGGTATCGCTCAAGTCAGAACCGTTTCCATTATTATCAGGAGTTGATTATCGCGATCGCTCTTTTCCTACTTTAGTTGTCAGTCGTCCAGATTTGGTGTCTGTGTTTATGCCGTTTTTGGATGAAGTGAAAGGTTAATTGTTAATGGTTAATGGTTAATAGCTAATAGCTAATAGATTTTAGTGGTTTTTAATCTCTAACAGGAATGAGTTCCTTCCCGCTACCTATTTCTTTGTGTCCTAACCTGCGGTAAACCACCTCGTGTCTATGTGTTCTTTGTGGTTTGTTAAAAAAACTCTCCCAGTTCGATTAGGTATTCTTCAAGCGGGAAAGGAGTAATTAAATTCTCAACCTGCTTATTTACAGTTCACTTCTCAAAAGCACTTTAGTTTCAATCCCTAATAGGGATTAATTATAATTTCAACTTCAAGTCTTAATTTTTCTAGTTCTGTATGTTAAGTTTCAATCCCTAATAGGGATTAATTATAATTTCAACATTATCGAAT
This window of the Chlorogloeopsis sp. ULAP01 genome carries:
- a CDS encoding inositol monophosphatase family protein; its protein translation is MTEFWTTILEFAQSTTARVGKQLMQDFGQVQALQKADGTLVTRADQWADQELRDAIASTFPGYGILSEEGDKVFPGTEWCWVIDPLDGTTNFTRGIPIWAISLGLLYQGVPVFGYVYLPPTDEAFYGFWEGSSGLAVPTGAFRNHHPIHTSSDAPSNNHFFNLCSRSLSVIQKGFPCKIRMLGVASYNFLTVATGAVLGSVEATPKVWDMAGAWVIVQAAGGTWVSLKSEPFPLLSGVDYRDRSFPTLVVSRPDLVSVFMPFLDEVKG